From Saimiri boliviensis isolate mSaiBol1 chromosome 20, mSaiBol1.pri, whole genome shotgun sequence:
acataaatatttgttggctaaATACTGGTTAAATGAATACTCTCTTACACAGAGTAAGTCTTTGACCTGAGACTGGGTACGTGACaaagacaagaggtttaatttactcatgGTTCTGAAAGCTGTATAGGAAACATGGCGCTGGCATCTGGTTTgcttctggtgaggtctcagGAAGTTttcaattatggtggaaggtgaaggggtaGCTGGTGAATCATATGGGAAGACTGGGAGCAAGAGAAACCAGGGGAAGGTGCcacactcttaaacaaccagaacTTTCATGAACTCAGAGTAAGTGCATAGCTTTCTGTGAGAGATCTGCCCTATGATccaacacctcccactaggcgcCGCCTCCAACATTGGGCATTACATTTTAACAGAAGATTTGAATGGgataaatatccaaaccatatcacaccgcaattttgtttttaggaataggaatgaagaaaataacaatgGTGTGAAATGATTTAGGAATAAGACTGagtgcagaatttttaaaatggctaagaaaggggaaggaagctaAGTAAAAGTAGgttattgaatttaaaatattatggctATCAAGATACTGAGGcgggagattcgcttgaaccgaggatgaaggttgcagtgagctgatatcgtgccactgcactccagcctgggcaacagagcaagactccttctcaaaaaaatgaaataaaataaaatgctgtggcTATATTATATGATGAGCTGTTAACCAGCCATTAAAATTATTGTACAAGATGTACATTTATTGACATAGAAAAACATTcacaatatattattaaagaaacaaTTTACCAGTGGCAGATATTCTAGCATCCtatgatatatgtgtgtgtgtgtttgcacatgtgcttaagtatatgaaaaaaagcctTGAAATGTctatatcaaatattaaaattgattATCTCTGGATGACAGGATTCTTgatgacttttttcctttttgttgtttttagtttaattttaagttccaggatacatgtgcagggtgtgcagatttgttacacaggtaaatgtgtaccatggtggtttgccgcacctATCACCCCATCACTTAAGTGTTAAGCTCCCCATGCATTAGCcgtttatcctgatgctcttccACCCCCTGTCCCAACATTTTTCTACactaatttatttctcctttctttgacTTCAATAACATCTTAGATCCTTAGATATGGTTGCACAGGTTAAAGGCTTTTTTAGTTTTTGCAGTCTTTTTGTTCTTTACATTGCATAATTTCTGTTGCTGCATCTTCAGTTTCACTGGCTCATTTCTCTTTCATCTCCATTCTGCTATTTTGCCCATCCAGTAAATTTTTTATGAGTTTTCAGTTATcaaatttctatttgattctttttcatagttttaattttgCTTCTGAAAACTTATATATCCATTCATTTTAATGTGTTCATCTTTATCTAATGGATGATTCTTATAATAACTCCTTTAAGGTCTTTGAGAATCCCAACATCTGGGTTATCTCAGGCATGGTATTTGTTGAGTATCTACTTTCTTAGATATTGGTTAGATAATTTTGATTCTTTGTATGTTGAATCCTTTTGGATTGTatctaagatattttaaatatcaatgtTGATAGACTCTTTAGGTTCAATTAAATCTTCTGAagaatgttatttatttctttattgtgtaAGCAGGCAATTGGCTAGGTGGGTTCAGACCGCAAGTTCTGATTCTCCTTCTTAGGGTGGTGGTTCCAATGTCATTTCAGTTTTTCAAGCCTTTCTTACGCTTTTTGAATCTGCTTGTCACATGTGCATCTTAGGAGTTTGTCTTGAACTGAAACAGTGGTTTATATGGCAGTTCACTTCTTAAAGCCTTTGTTGATTTCCTTGAGTCTGTTCTGTACATGCACAGCTTGGGGGTAAGCCCAGGACTTAGGTCACTTCATACACAGAATCCCCTTCTTTGGTTCTTTCCGCCTTGGGATTTCTTTCATACTCTTTATCTTCCAGTGGTTTGTTTTCCTTATGCCTTTGGCCAGAAAGATGTATATCTCTCAGACTTTTAGCTTTCACTGTCATTATGAATTTCCTAGTGactggaatctcactttgttggccaatatttaaattttgactcTAGTTCTCAATTCATTTGctattatttacttttgagaattCTCAAATAGTGCATTTTGCAGTCTGTTCAGAGTTTTTAGTCATAACAGTGAAGAAATAACCTGTATCAAGTTCTCCATTTGGCTGGCACCTTATGTACCCTGATAGTCCATTTTtccttgtgtttattttcttaatcttcttcttctttttttttttttttttaaattatgccttaagttctggggtacatgtgcagaacatgcaggtttgctacataggtgtacacattccatggtggtttgctacatccatcaacctgtcatctacattagatgtAGATGATacttctcctgatgctatccctctctagccccccaccccgacaggccccagtatatGATGtacccctccctatgtccatgtgttctcattggtcaacactgacttatgagtgagaacatgcattgtttggttatctgttcttgtgtcagtttgctgagaatgatggtttccagatttatccatgtccctgcaaaggacatgctcatcctcttttatggctgcatagtattccatggtgtatacgtgccacattttctttagtctgtcattgatgggcatttgggttggttccaagtctttggtattgttaacagtgctgaaatgagcatacatgcatgtgtgtttttataatatagaatgatttgtaatcctttgggtataaacccagtaatgggattgctgggtcaaatggtatttctatttctagatccttgagaaatcgacATACTATCTTCctcaatggttgcactaatttacactcccaccaacagtataaaaatgttcctatttctccacatcctctccagcatctgttgtctccagattttttaatgattgccattttcactggtgtgagatggtatctcagtgtggttttcatttacatttctctaatgaccagtgatgataagcgttttttttttttgatgttgactgcataaatgtcttctttttagaagtgtctgttcaaaaaTTTCCTACCAGTAACATAAGCTACATGTAGGggtaaatatgaatttttttattattttttttattttttttattgcattttaggttttggggtacatgtgatgaacatgcaagattgttgcataggtacacacatggcagtgtggtttgctgccttccgtcccctcacctgtatctgtcatttctccccatgctatctcttcccacctccccactccccccgcccctcccccatttccccccaacggaccccagtgtgtagtgctcccctccctgtgtccatgtgttctcattgttcaacacccgcctatgagtgagaatgcacggtgtttgattttctgctcttgtgtcagtttgctgagaatgatggtttccaggttcatccatgtccctacaaaggacgtgaactcatcgtttttgatggctgcgtaatattccatggtgtatatgtaccacattttccctatccagtctatcatcgttgggcatttgggttggttccaggtctttgctattgtaaacagtgctgcaatgaacattcgtgtgcacgtgtccttgtagtagaatgatttataatcctttggatatatacccagtaatgggattgctgggtcaaatgggatttctatttttaggtccttgaagaatcgccatactgtcttccacaatggttgaattaatttacattcccaccaacagtgtaaaagtgttcctatttctccacatcctctccagcatccgttgtttcccgattttttaatgatcgccattcttactggtgtgagatggtatctcaatgtggttttgatttgcatttctctgatgaccagtgatgatgagcattttttcatatgtttgttggcctcctgtatgccttcttttgtaaagtatctgttcatatccttcgctcatttttgaatgggcttgtttgtttttttcttgtagatctgctttagttctttgtaaattctggatatcagccccttgtcagatgggtaggctgcaaaaattttttcccattctgttggttgccgattcactctaccgactgtttcttttgccgtgcagaagctgtggagtttgattaggtcccatttgtctattttggcttttgttacccttgcttttggcgttttggtcatgaagtccttgcctacacctatgtcctgaatggttttgcctagattttcttctaaggtttttatgatattaggtctgatgtttaagtctttaatccatctggagttaattttggtgtaaggtgtcaggaaggggtcctgtttctgctttctgcacatggctagccagttttcccaacaccatttattaaacagggagtcctttccccattgcttgtttttgtcaggtttgtcgaagatcagatggttgtgggtatgttgtatttcctgtgaggcctctgttctgttccattggtctatatctctgttttggtaccagtaccatgctgttttgattactgtagccttgtagtatagtttgaagtccggtagtatgatgcctcctgctttgttatttttgcttagattgacttggctatgcgggctctcttttggttccatatgaagtttaaggtgtttttttccagttctgtgaagaaggtcattggtagcttgatgggaatagccttgaatctgtaaattactttgggcaatatggccattttcacgatgttgattcttcctaaccatgaacatggaatgtttctccatctgtttgtatcctctcttttaaaatttttttaaaattaaatatttttctattgctgctgagcaaattaatgtattttttaattttaaaaggaatatggGAAATACCAtggtttttcaataaatattataatgatttaataatttttcaatgaTTAAATAATCAGACATGAAAATGGTAACCAATTTGGGTGCATATATGGGAAAATAGGCAGTCTCTACTTATGACAGTGGTATGCAAATTAGTACATTCTTTTTCGTGGTCAACATGGAAAGCTTGATAAATGTAACGTGTGCATTTCCTTTGACCTAAAAGTTCAAATTTCAGGAATATATTCTATGGAAACACCAATGCTTCAAGTAAGTGTATATATGTTAATTGTTGCATCATGTGAAAATTGGAAAGAAACTCATCAACATGGTGATAGTTCAATATACTACCATATTTCCATACCATAAAAttctatgtagccattaaaaagagcATAATACCGGACAGAGCCCGACAGGGGCGGCACCACGGCAGGAGCCCTGCACGGTCCACTGTGAGGGGAGCGGCGCGAAGAGCAgatgccgccgccgccgccgtagACACACTCGTCCCGCGGGCCGCGCCTCGGCCTTGCTGCCAGGAAGCCTCGGCCCCGCAGCTTCGCTCGCTACTGTCTTAGGTTTCTTTACCTCCAGAAAGAAGAAGATTGACCCCTTGAATTCTGGAAGTTCATTGAAGAGTCTGAAATTAGggatttatttcaaatttggaCATGGCTAATCGAGGTGCAACAAGACCCAACGGGCCAAATACTGGAAATAAAATATGCCAGTTCAAACTAGTACTTCTGGGAGAGTCTGCTGTTGGCAAATCAAGCCTAGTGCTTCGTTTTGTGAAAGGCCAGTTTCATGAATTTCAAGAGAGTACCATTGGGGCTGCTTTTCTAACCCAAACTGTATGTCTTGATGACACTACAGTAAAGTTTGAAATATGGGATACAGCTGGTCAAGAACGATACCATAGCCTAGCACCAATGTACTACAGAGGAGCGCAGGCAGCCATAGTTGTATATGATATCACAAATGAGGAGTCCTTTGCAAGAGCAAAAAATTGGGTTAAAGAACTTCAGAGGCAAGCAAGTCCTAATATTGTAATAGCTTTATCAGGAAACAAGGCTGACCTAGCAAATAAAAGAGCAGTAGATTTCCAGGAAGCACAGTCCTATGCAGATGACAATAGTTTATTATTCATGGAGACATCAGCTAAAACATCAATGAATGTAAATGAAATATTCATGGCAATAGCTAAAAAATTGCCAAAGAATGAACCACAAAATCCAGGAGCAAATTCCGCCAGAGGAAGAGGAGTAGACCTTACTGAACCTACACAACCAACCAGGAGTCAGTGTTGTAGTAACTAAACCTCTAGTTTGAACTAGCTGGAATAGTCTTCTGCTTCCTAAATGGTAATAACAATGGAATTGGAGCATTTAACCAGCCCACTATGACTTCCAAAAGAAGAGACTTACGATAGAGTCAAGTTTCtaatacagaattattttaagtgtttcgaacttaatttttaataacatgcATGGGTCCCTCTTAGTAATGTTTCAGCAATAGGGAAAAATGAGAACTATGTGGACATTTGTTTCATTGGAAGGTTAGGGGAAATAATTTCCCATCACTAGAAATATAGACAAATGAGTGTCTGGACCCACACAGTTAACCAGCCCATTTCTCCACACTGGTACAGTAGTCACCTGTGAAAAAAATTTGGAACTTACTAATTGGAGCTtttcaaaaacattcttttttttagaagaagATTCTAAAGTTACTTATGATGCTTAGCTGTAGTATTCAAGCAAATGTTCATTTCTCCTGGTACCTGTATTTAAATTGTACATTCCACATTTTAATGAATTAACCACAAGAAAATAATCCCACATATACAAGGTGGGGGTCGGGGGGCAGGGAAGAGTATTAATGGTATCTAAATTATAGCCAGTCctgttttttttaatggggtaaaaaaaaaatgcaaccccATCTTGTTCTAGGAATTTGAGAACTAATAAATGCATCTTAATGGATAGTGTTTCTTACAAACATATGAGttctttaacaaaaatgaaataaaccaggtgTCTGTGATTTCTAATTAATCACTGCTGGCCATTACATAGATTTTGTTgtttggggcagggagggggctttTGTTCCCGTTTGACATAATATAGTCAATGCACTAACAATTATGTATATTCAAACTTGATTTTAAATTTGACGTTCAGCTGTACTGTAAATAGGGTACTGCATTGTAGTCTCcatatatgtattacttttctgtaatatttaaGAGTTGCTTAAAAGTATACAAAATGTACAGTTACTAAAACAGctaattatttctctctctccctttggcAGGAAGGGGCTTCAGTTGTTCCTCCATGGCTAGAATCATAATAAACAATGTACCCACAATTTGTAACATAAAGTATTGCAATATGTTAGTAACAATCTTGCAGCCTTCTTTTccaaagttcattttattttgatcagTTCAGTATATTGCACTGattattttaggtattttcaTTATATGAAAGCTACCATGTGTCAGAGATGATTTAATCTATTTAAGTGTTGGACTGCTAGGAGAACTTGTACATTTATGATAATGCAGAATTAGGAAAACGGTTCACCAGTGTTTAGTTTTATATTGAGGTGCTCAGGTTGGAATAAAGtggtataaaaagtaaaaaaaaaaaaaaaaaaaaaaaaaagcataataccTATATCTACTCAGAGAAAAAGATAGTGTCCACAATTTATGTCTGAGTAACAGTTGGGTTACCTAACATTATACTTATAGAAAATTccctttatgtatatttatttgttaataaataatGTACAGAATCATTATTAAAAGACACATACATTTCTATTGCTACATTTTCAGTTTCCCtggctctttcttctttcatctccaTTCTGCTATTAAGCCCAtccactaaatttttttttatttaaaatattgtatttttcagttctcaaatttccatttgatttttttattagttttaattttgcttCTGAAAATAATCCTCTAAGGAGTTTGGAGATTGGACTGTTACGGGAACAAGGatgcttttcattgtttttattgcttGAAGATTTGGAAGACTAGTAagtatttgtatacatttttttaattgaaaaaacatatttacaaatattcCTAGAAAGAACTTTAAGCCCTCtgagaaattcagatttttatctTCTCTGCAACTCATAATTAAATAATTCCTGCTAAACCTCAGGCAGATGACATGATGTCAGAGATAGGACTTAGCTTCAGGTGGCTGTCCTGGGAATTTTGTGGTACTACTCTAAATGGTAAGGAAGAAAACCTTCTGGACAACCATCTAGAAAGAGTTAGTATTCACCATTGAGGAAAAGCATAGGGTGACATGAGGGAGGCCAGGGGACCCTGACTCTGAGACAGGGATCACAAATTCATACCTCCAAGCCTGCCTAAGGATATATTTGAAGGTTTGGTTATAGAGCAacaaaggctacagtgagttgtgagTGATCCCACATACTCTGTGGAAATCAAGGGAAGGGTTTACATGCAGCTGATTCCCACTTGCTAGGTTGACCACCTTAGCAGAGAAAGAGTAGCAGTTTCTTATCAAAGTCCAGGTCTTTGAATTAATTAACAAATGTAAAGTAACAAATGACAGGATTGGAAGATCTAAGTTCAAGGGAAAAGAGAGCCTTGAGAGAATGTCTCTGAATTATAGTATACTAAATATCCAAACAACTTACCTGGACACTTAGTCACCTGCTGTCTCAAaggatttgaaaaattatttcatgcatgtaagactaatttttatattgtgtgGTTCATGAGGGAGTGACTCGTTACTATGCTTTAATTTTCTTGAACTTGTATACTACTTGAcatttttatatgacattttaatttaattttgttgtttttcatctACTTTTCTCCACTACAATGTCAGCTCCATGAAGTACTTTGCTTCTTTTGTTCTCTGCTATAGACCCAGTATTGAAACGGTGCCTAACA
This genomic window contains:
- the LOC120360405 gene encoding ras-related protein Rab-5A, coding for MANRGATRPNGPNTGNKICQFKLVLLGESAVGKSSLVLRFVKGQFHEFQESTIGAAFLTQTVCLDDTTVKFEIWDTAGQERYHSLAPMYYRGAQAAIVVYDITNEESFARAKNWVKELQRQASPNIVIALSGNKADLANKRAVDFQEAQSYADDNSLLFMETSAKTSMNVNEIFMAIAKKLPKNEPQNPGANSARGRGVDLTEPTQPTRSQCCSN